A part of Magnetospirillum sp. ME-1 genomic DNA contains:
- a CDS encoding helix-turn-helix domain-containing protein has protein sequence MTVKTVAEVLQVSTKTVLRRIASSELIAVRDGRLLRVRAADLDHYLATRRG, from the coding sequence ATGACGGTGAAGACTGTCGCAGAGGTTCTGCAGGTATCCACCAAGACGGTGCTGCGTCGGATTGCGTCGAGCGAGCTTATAGCTGTCCGTGACGGCCGCCTATTGCGAGTACGGGCGGCTGACCTGGACCATTACCTCGCCACCCGCAGAGGGTGA
- a CDS encoding tetratricopeptide repeat protein codes for MSLALDQHQAGKLEVADALYSRILEVDPENIDCLHYLGVVALQVEKWDMALELIGKARAKRPDDPRILSHYAATLNGLERFAEAEVDARRAVALCPDLGTAHINLGNALRNQVKLADAAATYATALRYEPDRSDRDYLPKTASILTLKDYCGRECSPSAGGEVMVQVSRPYSQ; via the coding sequence TTGAGCCTTGCGCTCGACCAGCATCAGGCTGGAAAACTGGAAGTGGCTGACGCGCTTTATTCCCGAATCCTGGAGGTTGATCCGGAGAATATCGATTGCCTGCATTACCTCGGGGTCGTCGCGCTTCAGGTGGAAAAGTGGGACATGGCGCTGGAGCTAATCGGCAAGGCCCGCGCAAAACGTCCCGATGACCCGCGTATTCTCAGCCATTATGCCGCCACCTTGAACGGGCTGGAGCGTTTCGCCGAAGCCGAGGTTGACGCGCGTCGGGCGGTTGCGCTGTGTCCGGATTTGGGAACCGCCCACATCAATCTGGGGAACGCGCTTCGCAACCAGGTCAAGTTGGCCGACGCGGCGGCTACCTACGCGACGGCACTGCGCTATGAACCCGATCGATCCGATAGGGACTATCTCCCGAAAACGGCCAGCATATTGACTTTGAAGGACTATTGTGGACGCGAGTGCTCACCCTCTGCGGGTGGCGAGGTAATGGTCCAGGTCAGCCGCCCGTACTCGCAATAG